One part of the Enterococcus sp. DIV1094 genome encodes these proteins:
- a CDS encoding universal stress protein, giving the protein MGKMYNKIMVAIDGSAKAEKAFAEALELARDNQAELLIVSIINKIELTHSAYAFSKIYAEEKQKTEVELLKRINDAKEFGIETIHAIVETGDPRTLIATVLPKQESIDLIVMGATGKGSIQQALVGSTASYVVTHAPCNVLVVK; this is encoded by the coding sequence ATGGGTAAAATGTATAATAAAATAATGGTGGCAATTGATGGTTCAGCGAAAGCAGAGAAGGCTTTTGCTGAAGCTTTAGAGTTAGCGAGGGATAACCAGGCGGAGTTATTGATCGTTTCGATCATCAATAAAATTGAATTGACGCATAGCGCCTATGCATTCTCAAAAATCTATGCAGAAGAAAAGCAAAAAACGGAAGTAGAATTATTGAAGAGAATCAATGATGCAAAAGAATTTGGTATCGAAACGATCCATGCAATCGTCGAAACTGGTGATCCGAGAACATTGATCGCTACAGTATTGCCAAAACAAGAGTCGATCGATTTGATCGTGATGGGTGCAACTGGTAAAGGATCGATCCAACAAGCATTGGTAGGATCAACAGCTTCTTATGTAGTGACACATGCGCCATGTAATGTATTAGTAGTAAAATAA
- a CDS encoding glucose uptake protein — translation MDTLGQLVFYVPFFLMTALAIYYTKWTKRKVTVLIALLPVAYFSYRIFSLRHWESTRKLLSHEFGLIVSMILLILWIFYLYKHPK, via the coding sequence ATGGACACTTTGGGACAATTAGTCTTTTATGTTCCTTTTTTTCTAATGACAGCTTTAGCGATCTACTACACAAAGTGGACCAAACGTAAGGTTACCGTTTTGATTGCACTTCTTCCTGTAGCGTATTTCTCTTACAGGATCTTTTCCTTGCGGCATTGGGAGTCCACTCGAAAATTGCTCTCTCATGAATTTGGTTTGATTGTTTCAATGATTCTATTGATCTTATGGATCTTTTATCTTTACAAACATCCGAAGTAA
- a CDS encoding YxeA family protein yields the protein MKIIKVLVSIAVFSGLALFGLKFYTQGASGELPAVIDQLNPLVTKGEVYVKTKQPDEVNSYGTAKYIQKAVDANGNEREIEFNGISVLKEDRYLKLTNKGAHVETYEEVSREAVPEKVLSVIG from the coding sequence ATGAAAATAATCAAAGTTTTAGTAAGTATTGCAGTATTTAGTGGTTTGGCGTTATTTGGTTTAAAGTTTTACACGCAAGGGGCAAGTGGAGAATTGCCAGCAGTGATTGATCAGTTAAATCCATTGGTCACAAAGGGAGAAGTTTATGTGAAAACAAAACAACCAGATGAAGTCAATTCATATGGTACAGCAAAATACATTCAAAAAGCAGTTGATGCGAATGGAAATGAACGTGAGATCGAGTTTAATGGTATCTCCGTTTTAAAAGAAGATCGTTACTTGAAACTAACAAATAAAGGCGCCCATGTTGAAACGTACGAAGAAGTTTCAAGAGAAGCGGTTCCTGAAAAAGTATTATCAGTTATTGGTTAA
- a CDS encoding C39 family peptidase has product MSKQKGKKRFLLVGTALVLISSVFYFTHKQIEDKKSLSSSAEKVEQTIKSEEKQVLLDVPIENQFDEPALENGCEVTALSMLLRFYGYETTKNQLAEQLNYVLVFNEDGTHGDPNEGFVGEIWGGDWAMGVYVPPIATLAQEIVQTDYHTEPQTDARLADIKSALRDGKPVWTSVTIDFQVPTEYDFMTWATANGEVQVTPLVHACVVTGFDEQSIYVNDPYGEKNRAVPIDDFEQVFEAMGGQMLTLEKN; this is encoded by the coding sequence ATGTCAAAACAAAAAGGTAAAAAACGATTCTTACTCGTTGGGACAGCACTCGTGTTGATTTCAAGCGTCTTTTACTTTACTCATAAACAAATAGAAGATAAAAAATCGTTATCCTCATCTGCTGAAAAAGTTGAGCAAACGATCAAAAGCGAAGAAAAACAAGTACTTCTCGATGTGCCAATTGAAAATCAGTTCGATGAACCTGCCCTGGAGAACGGTTGCGAAGTGACTGCATTATCGATGTTGTTACGCTTCTATGGCTATGAAACTACAAAAAATCAATTAGCCGAACAGTTGAATTATGTTCTAGTTTTCAATGAGGATGGTACTCATGGCGATCCAAACGAAGGTTTCGTCGGTGAGATCTGGGGTGGCGATTGGGCAATGGGCGTCTATGTGCCACCTATCGCTACATTAGCTCAAGAAATCGTGCAAACCGATTACCATACCGAACCGCAAACAGATGCTCGTTTGGCAGATATCAAATCTGCGCTCAGAGATGGCAAACCGGTCTGGACTTCTGTCACGATCGACTTTCAAGTGCCAACAGAATATGACTTCATGACTTGGGCGACTGCAAACGGTGAAGTACAAGTCACTCCATTAGTCCACGCCTGTGTCGTCACTGGCTTTGATGAGCAGTCGATCTATGTCAACGATCCTTACGGTGAAAAAAATCGGGCGGTACCCATCGATGACTTCGAGCAAGTGTTTGAAGCAATGGGTGGTCAAATGCTCACTTTAGAAAAGAACTAG
- a CDS encoding nitroreductase family protein, which yields MTEFTNSLKNRRSIYDLGRNVSQSNEELTALIQEAIKESPTAFNAQSTRAVILFGDAHEKLWEMTEEALRPLTPAEAFPNTQNKLASFKKGYGTVLFFKDTDIIKNLQEQFALYADNFPDWSEQSNGIATANTWVALSEEGLGANLQHYNPVIDEAVANEWSIPANWKLRAQLVFGSPESPAGEKEYMNDADRFRVFGA from the coding sequence ATGACTGAATTTACAAATAGCTTAAAAAACCGCCGTTCGATTTATGATTTAGGACGCAACGTTTCACAATCAAATGAAGAACTAACTGCTTTGATCCAAGAAGCAATCAAAGAAAGCCCTACTGCTTTCAATGCGCAATCAACACGTGCTGTGATCCTATTCGGCGATGCACACGAAAAATTATGGGAAATGACAGAAGAAGCATTACGTCCATTGACTCCTGCTGAAGCTTTCCCTAATACACAAAACAAATTAGCAAGCTTTAAAAAAGGCTATGGTACTGTCTTATTCTTTAAAGACACAGATATTATCAAAAACTTGCAAGAACAATTTGCATTGTATGCAGACAATTTCCCAGATTGGTCAGAACAATCAAATGGGATCGCAACAGCAAACACTTGGGTAGCATTAAGCGAAGAAGGCTTAGGCGCCAACTTACAACACTACAACCCAGTAATCGATGAAGCTGTAGCAAACGAATGGTCAATTCCTGCAAACTGGAAATTGCGTGCACAATTAGTCTTTGGTTCACCTGAATCTCCAGCTGGCGAAAAAGAATATATGAACGATGCAGATCGTTTCCGTGTCTTTGGTGCATAG